CTCGCCATTTGGCTACGAAATCCCGCGCAGCATTGGACATAATGTCGCTCTTCTGGTCCTCGCCGCTGGACCAAGATCGTCAGCGTTTTCGCGATTTGTGCACAAATGATTTGAGATATATGGCTTGTTTCGCCTATTCTGTACACTCTAGCTGTTTATCTTTGTGGCATGCCTATGCATCCTAGAGTGCCCATTTGTTAATAATTGAAATTCAATATCACTGTCATTATTATGAATTGGTTATCCCCTCGTGTGTAGTTCCATTGCAGATGCTTTGATGTAAAGACATCCGTTCATCCTACTGTGCACTGCTTTATCATTGGAGCATCTCCTATATGAATTTCGAGCAGATACTCATGGTCATATATTCGAACggttgcctcaggctgctCCCGGAACCGCACCCGAGCTTTCCGCTCGCCAAGCGTGTTCCCCCTTCGGATGCGTTTCCATCCCGCACTTACACTTCCATCCATGAGTGTGTCGTTTCGGCTTATTCAACAACCCGGCCCCATGGATAATTCGACCTCTAGAAAAGCTCCGAGTGCTGCAAAAGACGCCGGTCGTCCGAGCAAGCGGCGCAAAATAGCCGTGGCTTGCGATGAATGCCGTGTTCGGAAGATCCGGTGTGACGGCGGACAACCCGGTATGTTTATCTTACGATGAATGCCTTGGAGCGCACCGGAATTGATACCGGATTTCTGACCTTGCTCTCCTCGTAGAGTGTGGACCATGCACGAAAAAAGCAGATCCGGGAGTGCAATGTGTTTACACTGGAAAGCAAAAGCTTGCTATGCGAAAGTAAGCCAAGTCCACACTCGTAGGCGACTTCATCCATCATTTCTGGGTTTTCTGAGTTATGCTTAATTGAAGGCTAACAAGTTTCTGAGGTGAAGCTATATTAATACCTTGGAGAGTCGGCTCAAGTTTCTACAGGGTCCGCATCGTACTCCGGCAAAGGCACCAACGAGTGTGGAAAGTGTGGAACCGGAGAGCTCAGACCAAGTTCAAGTAAGCAAATATCCATATGAATCCCTAAAAATATATGTTCCCAAGCGGGTAAGTATCCATTCGTGGTGATCTGACTATATCAGTAGGCGCCCACCCTGTCATATAGCCCGGTGCCATCATTTGGCGCTCCTGTAGCAACTCAGTTCACCCCATCATCGTCAGTTTCGGAGGATCGCCATCGGATAGCAACTTGTATCCCCGCGGATGCCAGTGGAGGCGACGATTCCCCGTCGGCTAGTGCTTGTCGAAGCTCTTCCGGAAGAACTGCTGGTTATGTACCCGGACAGGTTCAGACACGTCAACGAGCGCACGGTGTGAATGCAATGATGGGTGCGGTCGAAGAAGAACGCCCGACGCAAGGCTTCTTTGGCAGCTCTAGTGCTGCTAGCTTTATGCATCAGATCAAGATGGCCGTCGACAGAAGAGTCACCTCACCCCACCGGCGAACATCAGACACCATTCTCGGAGCATCCCATGCCCCAGGTCTCATGAGCACGAGATCGGAAAAACCTACTAGCGTTCAGAACTATGTCCTCCCACCGAGAAAGACGGCAGATAGTCTGATGGGAGTTTATTGGTCTTTCGTATTTCCCCTCTACCCGCTTGTTGATGGTATCCGGTTGCGGGCCGAATATGAGAAGGTCTGGACGGGTGAACCTCTCGAAAGTGACGAATCTATGCTCATGTGTACATTTAACGTCATCTTTGCCCTAGCCTGCCAGCTAGCTGACTTTATACCCCCTGAGGAGCGCGAGGCATCCGCAGACGCATTCTTTTCACGCGCAAAGGATCTTCTCCAGTTCAACCTTTGGGACACAGGGTCTGCTGCCCTCATTCAATGTCTGCTTTTGATGGCGCAGTACCTACAAAGCACTGACTCAGCGCACCAGTGTTGGATTGTTACGGGTCTGGCTATACGAAATGCCCAAAGCTTAGGCTTGCATCTTCCGCAAACTATTGCCCGACTCCCGAGCCCACAGGAGCAGCAGCTAGCACGCAAAATATGGCACGGATGTGTGCTGATGGATAGGTATGGCGTGCCTCACTTATTGAATTTGTAATGTCTAACATTGAGTAGAGTCATCTCCATGACATTCGGACGACCCGCAATGATATCGAAAGCATCCTGTGAATCAGTACCCTTGCCCGCCACAGTGGATGAGGAATACATTCCGACAGCTTCAGGCGTCGAAGCCACACAGCCAGCCGATCAGCCATCTGTGATGGCATTCTATGCCAAGTCACTTGAGTTGTACGAAATCATGAACGATATCTTACTGAGCTTATACAAACCTGTCCCCGAAGAGAATCCAGAGGACATGTATGATTTATatttcaacaaagaaaataatcaGGGTGAGCGAACGATCTTTGAACTTGATCGAGCTCTATCCAAGTGGAGCCAAAGTCTTCCGTCACATCTACGGGGGTATTCACCAGCTAGCTCTACCGATGTTGTGTTTCACCACCAGAGTGTGGTTCTTAGAGCGAGGTACGGTTGCCCCATGTCAACTTTTGTTACCTTAAGTCATATGGTGCAGTGAGAACTAGTGGCTCACTTTCTCATTTCATAGATTTCTGCATGTCCGTATGCTCCTGTTTCGTCCGATATTATCCAGGTACTGTGCAGCTCGCGATATCACGGTCCCTGATTCTCTCGTTTCACTCGGCGATTCACTTCCCCAACGAATCGCCTGGCAGTGCTCAGCTATATGCGTCAAGGTAGCTCAAGAAGTAATCGAACTCATTTACGAGAACATCCCAGCGGACGGCTCATCCGGCCCTCTTCCAGCTTGGTGGTACAACATCCTCTGTGAGTTAAAGAACCGGCCGATGTTCGACTCTCGGCAGAGACTAATGAAGAATAGATGTTTACACAGCTGCCACAGTTTTAATAGCAGGCTACCTTTGTCCCGCAGTCCTGGACGAAGTGACCGAAGCGGCAATTACAAGGTCTTGGAACTGTGCTTTGGAAATTCTTAGGAAGTACCAAAGTTACAGCACATCCGCACGCCGATGTGTAGCGGCTCTAGAAATCCTCTACGAGAGAGTTGTGTCAGAACGGCCCCCATCTCATGAGCCATCCGCCAGTCATCAGCAACAAAGTGCGGCGTCTAATGCAATCGATGACATGTCTTTTGGAGAGGGCATGAATGCTATCTTCATGGAAGGCTTTGATTGGCCGGATTTCCAGGACATGTCATGGTTGAACAGTGTGCCCAGTAACTTACACTAAAGCGTTGGTCTGGATTCTCTATGCTATGTGAAGATAGCCAGTGAACTGTATCAGGAAGCGTTTCACATTACTCATCTTCCCTACGATGGAAACAGGCTTGCCTTCGAGGCACGCATCCTTATACATCTGTGACGTTCTGCCTTCCGTCTGGGCCTTGCTAAGGTGAATCAACGCTAGTTCATACATCGTGTTTCCATACAGTTCGTTGAATCCATCCGTCATTGACTTCTACGACTGGCAACAATATGCATCGCTACGATAGGGCCCAAAGCACACACGCCAATGATTGCGCACATGACGCCCGCAGCCCCACCCAGGTTCAGCGTTTTGAACATGGGAGGGAAATAGAACGGACCGATCTAGGATTCGATATTAGCTTCGTGGGTGATATGATATCGCAGGGTCTGAATATGTCTTACAAAACCATAAACGTGGCGGACGAAGTTGACAAACACCCCAATGTCGGTCGATTGATCCTTGTAGCAATCCACCGCGAACGAAATGAGAATCGTGGTCAGGATCTGATTGCCAAAACTCGCAATAGCCGCACCTACACAGGGAGTGACATTCCAGGATGTGGCATTGTCCAGTTGGAATCCCCATGTCAAGAGTCCCGCAATGACGGTTGCGAACCCAATATACGAAAGCCATAAGCGATCAGCCGGTCGGAAGTAGCCTCGTCTTTGACTGAGAGCTTTCATAAACCAGTCTGACATAGGCCCGCTCACTTGTTCCCCGATAAGACTTCCGATAATAACTGCAATATACTGCAGTCCGATCTGCTGAGCGTCGAAATGAAACTTTTGGCCAAAGGCGATGGGCATCTCAACGATGATGGCCGTATTGGCATAGCAAAAGACAACACATTGAGCAATCGTAGGAATCAAAATTCGCGGATACCGGTACAGGAAGATCGACTCTATGAACTCGCGAGGTTTTAGAGGGCGTGGATCGATTCGGCGGGGGATAAACTTGCTCGTGGGACCACCCTTCCCATCGCCAGCATCCCCGGCGACATACATCGTCTCCTCGCCCAGCAGTAGGTAAGCGAGGAACTGCGCGAAGTTTATCATCACATATATCCAATAAATCCACTCGAAACCAATATGCTTTGCGACGAAACCCATGATAAACGGCCCCGCCGGAGTCCCAAGAGTGGTCATCAATGTCCACCAACCCAGCTTCTGTGCTCTTTCTTCAGGCTCACAGAGCTCAGTGATGACACCACTTCCAATGCCAATCGGGGGTGAGATGAGTATCGCAGTGAGAACCCGTGTCGCCATCTGTGCTCCGTACGTTGTGCACCTGGCTCCACCAATATTGCAGGCCAGACTACCCAGAACGGAGACCAGCGACACGTGGTATCGACCGTAAATGCAGGTAATCGGTTTCCAAAGGAACGGTGTGAGCCCCAACACCAGGATCTGTCGTGGCATATATCAGCGTTTCCGGCTCAAACTTGTATATGCATGTGGTGGTAATAGGAACACGGACTTGTATCGATGTTAGATAGCTCGCCTCGGGCACTGTCACGCCATACTCTTCAGCCATAGAATCAAATGCTGGGATAATCCCTGCAGCCATGAAGGTCGCCACCATCGAATGAAAAGCGACCATTAGGATTTGAACATTCTTTTTCCAAATTGGCCAATTACGTGGATTATCGGGGTGGCTGGACATGTCTTCAGCCTGCTGGGTAGGAACCGCGGGATATACGCCCTCGAGAGGGAGAGACGCTTCCCAACTACTTTTTTCCGCTTTCCCCACCATTTCATCAGGGTTTGAAGTAATGTGTGACATCTTCCAAGGTGGACAGTCTGATTTCGAAGCACGGAGAAAAATGCAGACAGAAGATACTTCCGCGTTATGATATTGGGTCGCAGTGGAATGGCAACTACTGCCAAGGAATAAACAAGATAGGGTTTCGCAACTACTGGTTCACAAATACCAACGATTCCAAGAATCTGCTCCTCGCGGGAAAGGCAGATCTATGTACCAGCACAGCGCAGTATTGGGGCCCTTGTTTCGTTGTCAAGAACTATTAACTGCTTGCAGCGAGCTGCAGGCTTGGCATGCTTACGCAAGGATCATTGGTCCCACTGGCGCCCAAATGTTGGTCTTAATGTTCCTTTTGATCGAGATCATACAGAATGGTGATGTGGCATGTGAAGAGTTGCACTAATTACGACTCTGTGGATCAAATGTGCATCGGGTTGTGGTGATTGAAGTGCCGCTCCCGATAAAATGAAAGAACTGTTCACGACTCGTGAGGCTTTTTGAAGAGATAGGATATCCCTTTCAATCGATCGGGTACCTAATCAAAGGGTGCAGACGTTAATCCCTGCTTGAAGCGACCCAAAGCTGGTCTTCCTTGTACTCAGCATCCATTAGTTCATTCCGCTATAGACCCACAGACACGCTGGAGATTGCTAACGGCATAGATAATCTTACGATAAGACTTCGGAAGCCATTTCAACAATCCCATCGTTCACTGAAACACAGCGATTGAAGGGTGGATCTGCTCTTAGATATATCCCACGACAACCTATCGACATGCAGTTTCTCAATGCTCAGCCTGTCTTCCTGTCACAATTCCGACCGATATATACCTCATGATACACTTTTGGCCATCATTAACGAAAGTATACGCTTAGCATATGCATTCCTTCGCTATATCGAGACGTGATAGTTGAGGCTAATATATTTGGCATCACTTTCTTCCATAAAGCTGGATCACGGGAGCTATGGCCAAAGCGTGTACGCCTCAATGCCCAGGGGTGATCATAAAGACTTTCCTGGTATGGCTCATTGTGTAGGTCGTCCATGCTTGCGAGGAAAGCTAGCTGTTCCCATATCTGGGGTCGGCGATTTTCCTCCTAAGGTCGAAGTCAAGAGGGCCAGCTTACGATCAGACTTGGAGTTGTGATGTCCACATTCTTTTGTTAATTATGCGAAAGCGTTCGCCGCGCTTAGTTCGGTCCTCTATCAATTTCGCGAGAGATGTCCGACcgaattaaattatattgcAGTGATTTGGTTTACGCAAGACAGTGATTGCGGGGATTAAAGCTCCGTGGGCCACACCGTTGTCTGAAATTGTCTAGTCAAGCTTCATGCCCTCGGGTGAATGTGGTCCGAGGGGTTTTTCCATCAATCCGATGAGTGGAAACTAGTGCGCTATTGAGTCCCCGCATTTGTGCCCCAGACTACTTACGGGGTGGTTTCCGGGGCTCCGCAAGTTACGTCGGTCTGGCGAGGTCCACATGGCCGTGAGTTTGGTCAAGCTTCGTGCCCCTGGTCGGAGTGGCACCATGCCTTCTTCATATAAACTAGCTCCTCTCGGGATAATAACCGCCGGTAATGGGGCTGGTGAAGTTTTACGCTAGCTATAAATGCCGGAATGTCCCTTCCTCAAGACGAGAACTGTTGCGTGGCGCCATTTGTTCGGCTGACAGCTACAGAACGTTGACCATCACAATATGCGTCTCCGCACTTCCCTTGGCGTGGCCTCTGCCTGCGCCTCCGTTGCATCTGCAGCGCTGAAGGTCACGGAGGACAACAGTACAATCACCCTGGCCAATGACCGATTGACATCCACCTTTGCGAAAGATAAAGGTCGCGTCTCGGAGCTCTTCCTCGATGGCCAGGACCTTCTTGGGCCCATATCGGGCAATACCGGTGTTGGTCCGTATCTTGATTGCTACTGTATACCCTCCGGCTTCTACACTGCTGGCAGTACCGACCCTCGTTTGGAGGTAGTCCAGGGAACCGATTCGACTGGGACAAAATATGCTGGCGTCATCTTAAACGACACATACACGCCGACAGGACAGCAGTTTCAGCAATATTGGTTCCTCCGAGACGGCGAGACCGGTCTGCATACGTTTAGCCGCTTGGCGTACTACAACGAGACGACCCCGTTTTTGCGCAACTTGCAAGAATTTCGAACTCTCTTCCGCCCAAATACTGAGCTATGGACACACCTGACATCCAGTGAGGCTCAGACGGCTCCCCTCCCCAGCAAGGAAGCAATCGCGAACGAGGTTGTCGTGCAGGATGCAACGTGGCGCTTCAACAATACCCCGAATGATGCATACTACACTCAATTCTCGGAGTATTTCACCAAATATACCTTCTCTAACTGTATGGGCCTCTTTAAAACATACTGGTATGCTGCATCAGCTAATTTGCAATAGTGTGGCGAGATAACAGTGTCCACGGTTTATATGCCGATGGAACCAACTCGAACGGCACTACGTATGGAGCATGGCTCGTCATGAACACCAAGGACACATACTACGGTGTACGTTAGCAGATCAATCCAAGTTTGTAACGCGCCGCTGACCAGTTTAGGGACCCTTACACTCCGACCTGACAGTCGACGGAATCGTTTACAACTATCTCGTGTCGAAccaccatggagaaggaacGCCAAACATCACCAATGGCTTCGACCGCACCTTTGGTCCCCAATATTATCTCTTCAACGGTGGAAAGGGCTCTAAGTCATCTCTGGAAGATTTGCGATCGGAGGCTGAGACCCTTGCCGACCCAGGATGGAACGCTGACTTCTACGACTCCATTGCCAAGCATGTCATCGGGTATGCTCCCTCTAGTAAGCGCGGCAGCGTACAAGGACAAGTTAAGCTTCCCAAGGGTTCAACGCGACCCATCGCAATTCTGACGGTTGACGGACAATACTTCCAAGACAACTCGGTGGAGGCTTCGTCGCATCAATACTGGGCCGAGATGGGCCAGGACGGAACTTTCCAACTGGACCACGTCAAGGAAGGCAAATACCGCTTGACTGTCTTTGCAGACGGTATCTTCGGCGACTTCGTGCATGATGGCGTCGAGGTGCAAGCCGGGAAGGTAACCAAGGTGCAAGAGACTTGGGAACAGGAGTCCGCTGGTGTCGAGGTCTGGCGACTGGGAACCCCCGACAAGTCCTCGGGCGAATTCCTCCACGGCGACGCACCAGACCCAACACACCCATTGCACCCTCCCCAGCACTTTATCTACTGGGGAGCGTATGACTGGCAGCAGGACTTTCCCAATGGTGTCAACTATACCATCGGCAGCAGCGACCCTGCCGTCGATTTCAACACCGTGCACTGGTCGGTGTACGGTCCGACCCCTGCAAACCCCGACGTCGAATATGACACCACACACGACTGGACGATCAACTTCTCCTTGGACAAGAAGCAGCTGCAGCAACGCAAGACTGCCACGCTGACTATCCAACTAGCCGGCGCCAAGACCGCAGCTGGCAATACAGACGTGTACAACGCGACTGAGCCCTACGCTAATCTTGCGTTGGAAAGCTACATCAACGAGCAGAAGGAGCCGCTGACTTTGTTAGTCGGTTTCAACCAGTCCAGCAGCTGCATTGTCCGCTCTGCTGTCAGCTGCTACCAGGTTCGGTCGCGCATGGAATTCCCCGCCGACTGGCTGAACGTTGGAAATAATGTGCTCACCTTGCATCTCCCGCGTAATGCCACGGACTACGAGACGGCGGTTCTCCCGGGGACAGTGTATGTCCAGTACGATGCATTGCGTCTTGAGCTGGCTTAATGTTGGGAGCATAAATGCGAGTTGAAGGTCGCTGTTGTATATATGTATGCCTTGCCAAGCTTGGCTAGTGTTCTAGTTGTACAGAAATTAATTCAGTTTTCAGTGAACGATCAGCGAGGGATATGTTATTGTGACCCTGCGTCCTAAGATTTCATAACACTAGTCACTCATCATTAAGAGTGGACCATTCAAATCTCTCGCAGGTCTATATATACCACATTCCATGCGCAAGTAGTTTGTATAAAACGTCAAAGCGAAGCTAATTGAGTACACCACCTGCACCACAGCATCATTGCCGTAAATAACAGCCTATACTTCACGCTTTAAAcgatataaaaagattctagTCTGACAAATGcaaagatatatacaagTCTACCAATTCGCAAAGAGATCATAACATCATCATTATTCCACCACCATATTCACAGACAACGAATTAGCAATcacccttcctctcctccctttccctctccgACGAGTCTTCCACATCCAAAGAACCACACTCGCCCCCATTCTCCCTACCCCCATCAACCGAATAAACCTTGCTAACCAACCACCCCCTAAAAACCGGCACCAAAAGCGACCCCAAAGCAATCTGCAAACCCTGAAAAATAACCATAGGCAACTGAATCTTCGCCTTCTGCGAAACATCGAGACCTTGAAAGATGAGGTTCGCCAATGGAACACCCATAGCGGGCGTCTTGGCCGGTACGCAGTAAGCTACTGCTACCGTGTCTTCTCTCGAGAGCCAGAGGAAGGACACCGAGACTGAGACGGTTAGCCAGACGATGAACAtggcgatggagatgaagacgacgaagatgatgttCGAGGCTTTTACGGAATTGAATACGTTTGAGCTGAAGGCTGCGTCGTAGGCTTGCCAGACGACTAGGAGGAGGCAGATTGAGCTTAGTTTGTTGAGTTTCCAGGTTGTGAAGATTTTGCGAAGGGGTTTGGGGAAGAGATGTTGGAGGATTTGGCCGATGAACTGGGTTTCTTCGTCAGTATTGATGGATTTACTTCTTTTGGTTGAGGTTTCTATATGCAGGTAGCTCTACTTACCATAGGTATAAAGACGGATAATCCAATCTGTTTAAAGATACGCGCATAGATAGCCGCATAATTACCCTGTTCCTCGCCAAGAAAATCGGTATACCATGGCTTCGGCAGACAATACATCTGAATAAGCAGGGGCGTTAAAAAAGGCCCCAGGAAATTCCCGATAGTTGATTCTACTACCGTCAGAGCATCATTGCCGTGCGCATTCCGCGTCATGACTACATTGGATGAGATGGTAGTCGGGACACAGCCcatgagaagaagaccaaTAAGTAAAGCATCATCCATGAAATTAGGATTCGTTGCGCACAGCGACACGACGGCGTAGATAGACGCCGAGGTGAACAGGAAACATTGTATCTGCACGAAGAGGTGGACTTTCCATCGACTATAGTTCTCGATCAATGCGCGTGTGGATAATGTACACCCCgtgatgaagaaaatgattGTGACGCAGAGATATGAAATCACTGTTTCAATTGTATCCTGGTCTTTTGTCGGGGCTGGTGCTTGAGAGGcaatgaggatgacgatgccAATGCCGATTAGAAACCATTGCCCTAGGATGATCTCGAGGATCTTGCGCCAGAGGGGTTCTTCTGCTGGCATGGCAGAAGTGAGGAGTATTCGGACCAGGGCTTATTGTATGTATACCTTTTTTAAATGCATTGTTTTTATGGTTTGGGCCTGGCATGTCTTTTCCATGTGGAGATCGGCAGATTGTTTAGGCGATAAGGCAAGAATCTGCCGAAGGCGTGAGATTTTCCGAAATGACTTGATTTGTTGGCGGTGCACGGATATTGATTGATAAGGGTTCCACTGCTTTGATAACGACAGAAAGAGACTGTTCTCTATAGATCTAGATACAAGAATACAAGTGTCTGGAAATTGTGGGCAGTCTCACCTCCTAGTCTCATTTAGATGCCATCGGCTCAGAAGACGAGTGGGTATAAATATGGATGATAAACGCCGCAGAGATATATCTACCATCTCGCAAGGATCCACGATACTTTTACTATCACTCAAAGGTGTTAatagattgattgatctAGTACGATAGTCATTCTATCCTCACAGCTAGCATTACCTCCTCTAGACGTTGAGTAAGAGGTAATTGAAAACACGCCAAAGTAACAAGCGAAGCCTGTGGATTAAGGTCGGTCATATTCATTGGTCCCGTTCCCATAGTGACAAAGCTCTCAAGTATAGAATAATGCCTATCGAAGTGGACGTTGTACACCTGGATACATATGTCAAGGCGAAGGTAAGCCATTACGGGCTACAGACATAAGCATATAGCAATGCCAACGTCGTGACCGCTTCAAACAGTTGGGCTACTGCTAAGACAGGGCTCATAGGTCATAGAAAAGATTCCCTGCATCCCGCTGAAGGTTCTACTAGACTCTAT
The sequence above is a segment of the Aspergillus flavus chromosome 4, complete sequence genome. Coding sequences within it:
- a CDS encoding putative C6 transcription factor yields the protein MRFHPALTLPSMSVSFRLIQQPGPMDNSTSRKAPSAAKDAGRPSKRRKIAVACDECRVRKIRCDGGQPECGPCTKKADPGVQCVYTGKQKLAMRNYINTLESRLKFLQGPHRTPAKAPTSVESVEPESSDQVQAPTLSYSPVPSFGAPVATQFTPSSSVSEDRHRIATCIPADASGGDDSPSASACRSSSGRTAGYVPGQVQTRQRAHGVNAMMGAVEEERPTQGFFGSSSAASFMHQIKMAVDRRVTSPHRRTSDTILGASHAPGLMSTRSEKPTSVQNYVLPPRKTADSLMGVYWSFVFPLYPLVDGIRLRAEYEKVWTGEPLESDESMLMCTFNVIFALACQLADFIPPEEREASADAFFSRAKDLLQFNLWDTGSAALIQCLLLMAQYLQSTDSAHQCWIVTGLAIRNAQSLGLHLPQTIARLPSPQEQQLARKIWHGCVLMDRVISMTFGRPAMISKASCESVPLPATVDEEYIPTASGVEATQPADQPSVMAFYAKSLELYEIMNDILLSLYKPVPEENPEDMYDLYFNKENNQGERTIFELDRALSKWSQSLPSHLRGYSPASSTDVVFHHQSVVLRARFLHVRMLLFRPILSRYCAARDITVPDSLVSLGDSLPQRIAWQCSAICVKVAQEVIELIYENIPADGSSGPLPAWWYNILYVYTAATVLIAGYLCPAVLDEVTEAAITRSWNCALEILRKYQSYSTSARRCVAALEILYERVVSERPPSHEPSASHQQQSAASNAIDDMSFGEGMNAIFMEGFDWPDFQDMSWLNSVPSNLH
- a CDS encoding sodium bile acid symporter family protein — translated: MPAEEPLWRKILEIILGQWFLIGIGIVILIASQAPAPTKDQDTIETVISYLCVTIIFFITGCTLSTRALIENYSRWKVHLFVQIQCFLFTSASIYAVVSLCATNPNFMDDALLIGLLLMGCVPTTISSNVVMTRNAHGNDALTVVESTIGNFLGPFLTPLLIQMYCLPKPWYTDFLGEEQGNYAAIYARIFKQIGLSVFIPMFIGQILQHLFPKPLRKIFTTWKLNKLSSICLLLVVWQAYDAAFSSNVFNSVKASNIIFVVFISIAMFIVWLTVSVSVSFLWLSREDTVAVAYCVPAKTPAMGVPLANLIFQGLDVSQKAKIQLPMVIFQGLQIALGSLLVPVFRGWLVSKVYSVDGGRENGGECGSLDVEDSSEREREERKGDC
- a CDS encoding major facilitator superfamily domain-containing protein — protein: MVGKAEKSSWEASLPLEGVYPAVPTQQAEDMSSHPDNPRNWPIWKKNVQILMVAFHSMVATFMAAGIIPAFDSMAEEYGVTVPEASYLTSIQVRILVLGLTPFLWKPITCIYGRYHVSLVSVLGSLACNIGGARCTTYGAQMATRVLTAILISPPIGIGSGVITELCEPEERAQKLGWWTLMTTLGTPAGPFIMGFVAKHIGFEWIYWIYVMINFAQFLAYLLLGEETMYVAGDAGDGKGGPTSKFIPRRIDPRPLKPREFIESIFLYRYPRILIPTIAQCVVFCYANTAIIVEMPIAFGQKFHFDAQQIGLQYIAVIIGSLIGEQVSGPMSDWFMKALSQRRGYFRPADRLWLSYIGFATVIAGLLTWGFQLDNATSWNVTPCVGAAIASFGNQILTTILISFAVDCYKDQSTDIGVFVNFVRHVYGFVRHIQTLRYHITHEANIES
- a CDS encoding galactose mutarotase-like domain-containing protein; the encoded protein is MRLRTSLGVASACASVASAALKVTEDNSTITLANDRLTSTFAKDKGRVSELFLDGQDLLGPISGNTGVGPYLDCYCIPSGFYTAGSTDPRLEVVQGTDSTGTKYAGVILNDTYTPTGQQFQQYWFLRDGETGLHTFSRLAYYNETTPFLRNLQEFRTLFRPNTELWTHLTSSEAQTAPLPSKEAIANEVVVQDATWRFNNTPNDAYYTQFSEYFTKYTFSNLWRDNSVHGLYADGTNSNGTTYGAWLVMNTKDTYYGGPLHSDLTVDGIVYNYLVSNHHGEGTPNITNGFDRTFGPQYYLFNGGKGSKSSLEDLRSEAETLADPGWNADFYDSIAKHVIGYAPSSKRGSVQGQVKLPKGSTRPIAILTVDGQYFQDNSVEASSHQYWAEMGQDGTFQLDHVKEGKYRLTVFADGIFGDFVHDGVEVQAGKVTKVQETWEQESAGVEVWRLGTPDKSSGEFLHGDAPDPTHPLHPPQHFIYWGAYDWQQDFPNGVNYTIGSSDPAVDFNTVHWSVYGPTPANPDVEYDTTHDWTINFSLDKKQLQQRKTATLTIQLAGAKTAAGNTDVYNATEPYANLALESYINEQKEPLTLLVGFNQSSSCIVRSAVSCYQVRSRMEFPADWLNVGNNVLTLHLPRNATDYETAVLPGTVYVQYDALRLELA